Proteins found in one Alicyclobacillus cycloheptanicus genomic segment:
- the glpK gene encoding glycerol kinase GlpK — MKQPLAKGTGRGTASGEAAGGQAVGSQSVGGQAAGSQGRFILVVDQGTTSTRAILFDRAGRMQAMAQREITQLYPARGWVEHNAMEIWGSVQSVIAELLAAHRINPKEICAIGIANQRETTVVWDKATGAPVYNAIVWQSRQTADLCEALKAAGYDEMVRRKTGLLIDAYFSGTKVKWILDNIPGARQQAERGELLFGTVDSWIVWKLTGGRVHVTDYTNASRTLLYNIHDLTWDEELLQMLDIPACMLPQVRPSSEVYGVTDKDLFFNHAIPIAGIAGDQQAALFGQACFEPGMAKNTYGTGCFMLMNTGTQAVVSSQGLLTTIAWGMGGQVEYALEGSIFVAGAAVQWLRDGLRMIQSAVETETYANRVASTEGVYVVPAFVGLGTPYWDPDVRGAIFGLTRGTTKEHLIRATLESLAYQVKDVLGVMEEEAGLTLKTLRVDGGATANDFLMQFQSDLLGVPVERPRVLETTALGAAYLAGLAVGFWQGRADIQQNWSLERQFTSRWDDAARRAAYAGWCKAVAAAQAFR; from the coding sequence ATGAAGCAGCCGTTGGCAAAGGGGACGGGCCGTGGGACGGCGAGTGGTGAGGCGGCGGGCGGCCAGGCCGTGGGCAGTCAGTCCGTTGGAGGTCAGGCGGCCGGCAGTCAGGGCCGGTTCATCTTGGTCGTCGACCAGGGCACGACCAGCACGCGGGCGATTTTGTTCGACCGCGCGGGCCGCATGCAGGCGATGGCGCAGCGGGAAATCACGCAGCTGTACCCGGCGCGCGGCTGGGTGGAGCACAACGCGATGGAAATCTGGGGCAGCGTCCAGTCCGTGATTGCCGAGCTGTTGGCCGCCCACCGCATCAACCCCAAGGAGATTTGTGCCATCGGGATCGCCAATCAACGCGAAACCACGGTGGTGTGGGACAAGGCGACCGGCGCGCCGGTTTACAACGCCATCGTCTGGCAGTCGCGACAGACGGCCGACCTCTGTGAGGCGCTGAAGGCCGCAGGGTACGACGAGATGGTTCGGCGCAAAACGGGGCTGCTCATCGACGCCTACTTCTCGGGGACCAAGGTGAAGTGGATTCTCGACAACATCCCTGGCGCGCGCCAGCAGGCGGAGCGCGGGGAACTGCTGTTTGGGACGGTGGACTCGTGGATTGTCTGGAAACTCACCGGCGGCCGCGTGCACGTCACGGACTACACCAATGCCTCGCGTACGCTGTTGTACAACATTCACGACCTCACGTGGGATGAGGAACTGCTGCAGATGTTGGACATCCCGGCCTGCATGCTGCCGCAGGTACGGCCGTCGTCGGAGGTGTACGGCGTGACCGACAAAGACTTGTTTTTCAACCACGCCATCCCCATTGCCGGCATCGCCGGGGACCAGCAGGCGGCGCTGTTCGGGCAGGCTTGCTTTGAGCCGGGCATGGCCAAGAACACCTACGGCACCGGCTGCTTCATGTTGATGAATACGGGTACGCAGGCGGTCGTATCTTCGCAGGGGCTGCTCACGACCATCGCCTGGGGGATGGGCGGGCAGGTTGAATACGCCTTGGAAGGCAGTATTTTTGTGGCCGGCGCGGCGGTGCAGTGGCTTCGCGACGGACTGCGCATGATTCAGTCGGCGGTCGAAACGGAGACGTACGCCAACCGCGTGGCTTCTACGGAAGGCGTGTACGTGGTGCCGGCCTTTGTGGGGCTGGGGACGCCCTATTGGGATCCCGATGTCCGCGGCGCCATTTTCGGCCTGACCCGCGGCACCACGAAGGAGCACTTGATTCGCGCGACCCTGGAGTCTCTGGCGTACCAGGTGAAGGACGTCCTCGGCGTCATGGAAGAGGAGGCCGGGCTGACGCTCAAAACCCTGCGTGTGGACGGAGGGGCGACGGCCAACGACTTCCTGATGCAGTTTCAGAGCGACCTGCTGGGCGTGCCAGTCGAACGGCCGCGGGTGCTGGAGACGACAGCGCTGGGCGCGGCGTACCTGGCAGGGCTTGCGGTGGGATTTTGGCAGGGGCGCGCGGACATCCAGCAGAACTGGTCGCTCGAGCGGCAGTTCACGAGTCGGTGGGATGACGCAGCGCGGCGGGCAGCGTACGCCGGATGGTGCAAGGCTGTGGCGGCCGCACAAGCGTTTCGGTGA
- a CDS encoding Tex family protein → MQSPDYSLLISRHAGIRVQQASAAIRLLEEGNTIPFIARYRKEMTGELDENQLRDIAQRYEFEKTLYARKTDVLRLLEEQGVLADEELASNLLNNIASASTLTEVEDIYRPYRPKRKTRASVAKARGLEPLAAWLLQAAPNTPQSAIEAQAAAYVSPDQEVPTVEDALQGALDILAEQISDDAKTRQLVRSLTLRKASLRSAAVDPDAVTVYQQYYDYTEPLRKVPPHRILAMNRGEREAVLKVSIVAPQEEILSVLTNHHIGMYPVPDAPCAARYRADAVADAYKRLIAPAVEREIRADLTERAEAHAIQIFGQNLRSLLLQPPLRKKRVLGVDPAYRTGCKLAAVDDTGKLLEVAVIYPTPPQNKVQEATETVLQLLARHELDVIAIGNGTASRETEAFIADCVRAFHESSDRVVPYLIVSEAGASVYSASPLAGEEFPDLDVSERSAISIARRVQDPLAELVKIDPQSVGVGQYQHDVSQKELAAQLRAVVESAVNQVGVDVNTASPSLLAYVSGLTRSTAKNIVAFREQNGRFRSRAALAQVPRMGPKTLEQCVGFLRIPDGDNVLDATPIHPESYPVVEQLLARTGRDAAVLRNPPERSAWLAALQAQPLHELAADLGVGAPTLRDILEALERPGRDPREDVAPPVLRTDVMKLEDIAVGMELAGTVRNVVDFGAFVDVGVKNDGLVHISELSDSYVRHPMDVVSVGDVVQVRVIQIDLVRGRLGLSMKRGGPV, encoded by the coding sequence CTGCAATCTCCAGATTACAGCCTTCTCATCAGCCGTCACGCAGGCATTCGCGTGCAGCAGGCCAGCGCTGCGATTCGTCTGCTTGAAGAAGGAAACACGATTCCGTTTATCGCGCGTTATCGCAAGGAAATGACGGGCGAGCTGGATGAAAACCAACTGCGTGACATCGCACAGCGGTATGAATTCGAAAAGACGTTGTATGCGCGCAAGACAGATGTTTTGCGCCTGTTGGAAGAGCAAGGCGTGCTTGCGGATGAGGAACTTGCCAGCAACTTGTTGAACAACATTGCATCTGCCAGCACCCTGACGGAAGTGGAGGACATCTATCGCCCGTACCGGCCGAAGCGCAAGACGCGCGCCTCCGTTGCCAAGGCGCGGGGGCTCGAGCCGCTTGCGGCGTGGCTGCTGCAGGCGGCACCCAATACACCGCAGTCCGCGATTGAGGCACAAGCCGCCGCGTATGTTTCACCTGACCAGGAGGTCCCGACCGTTGAGGACGCCTTGCAGGGCGCCCTGGATATCCTCGCGGAGCAAATCTCGGATGATGCCAAGACCCGCCAGCTGGTCCGGAGCTTGACGCTGCGCAAGGCCAGTCTTCGCAGTGCTGCCGTTGACCCGGACGCGGTCACCGTGTACCAGCAGTACTACGACTACACGGAGCCGCTTCGCAAAGTCCCGCCGCACCGGATCCTGGCGATGAACCGCGGGGAGCGCGAGGCGGTGCTCAAGGTCTCGATTGTTGCGCCGCAGGAAGAAATTCTGTCGGTGCTGACCAACCACCACATTGGGATGTACCCCGTGCCGGACGCACCATGCGCCGCGCGGTACCGGGCTGACGCGGTCGCGGATGCCTACAAGCGCCTCATTGCGCCCGCCGTGGAGCGGGAGATTCGTGCCGACCTGACCGAGCGGGCCGAGGCGCACGCGATTCAGATTTTCGGCCAGAACCTGCGCAGTCTGCTGCTGCAGCCGCCGCTTCGCAAAAAGCGGGTGCTGGGGGTCGATCCCGCCTATCGCACGGGCTGCAAGCTGGCCGCCGTCGACGACACCGGGAAGCTGTTGGAGGTGGCTGTGATTTACCCCACCCCCCCGCAGAACAAGGTGCAGGAAGCCACGGAGACGGTGCTGCAGCTGCTTGCGCGGCATGAACTCGACGTCATTGCCATCGGGAACGGCACCGCTTCGCGTGAAACCGAGGCGTTCATCGCCGACTGCGTGCGGGCGTTTCACGAGTCGTCCGACCGCGTCGTGCCCTATCTCATCGTCTCGGAAGCCGGCGCCAGCGTCTACTCCGCTTCGCCGCTCGCGGGCGAGGAGTTCCCCGACCTTGATGTGTCGGAACGAAGCGCCATCTCCATCGCCAGGCGGGTGCAGGACCCGCTGGCAGAGCTCGTGAAAATCGATCCACAGTCCGTCGGGGTGGGCCAGTACCAGCACGACGTCTCGCAAAAGGAGCTGGCGGCGCAGCTTCGTGCAGTCGTCGAAAGCGCCGTCAACCAGGTCGGTGTCGACGTCAACACCGCGTCTCCGAGCTTGCTGGCGTACGTCTCGGGCCTCACCAGATCGACAGCGAAAAACATCGTGGCGTTCCGCGAACAAAATGGGCGCTTTCGCAGCCGCGCGGCCCTGGCGCAGGTGCCCCGCATGGGCCCGAAGACGCTCGAGCAGTGCGTGGGCTTTTTGCGCATTCCGGACGGCGACAACGTCCTCGATGCGACGCCTATTCACCCGGAGTCCTATCCGGTCGTCGAACAGCTCCTGGCCCGCACCGGACGCGACGCGGCGGTGCTGCGCAACCCGCCTGAGCGCTCCGCGTGGCTCGCTGCCTTGCAGGCACAACCGCTGCACGAATTGGCAGCCGATCTCGGCGTTGGTGCGCCCACCCTGCGCGACATCCTGGAGGCCCTCGAGCGTCCCGGGCGCGATCCGCGGGAAGATGTTGCACCGCCCGTGCTGCGAACGGACGTGATGAAGCTGGAAGACATCGCCGTCGGCATGGAACTGGCGGGCACCGTTCGGAATGTGGTGGATTTTGGCGCGTTTGTCGACGTGGGCGTCAAAAATGACGGACTCGTGCATATCTCCGAACTAAGTGATTCATATGTTCGACATCCCATGGACGTGGTCAGTGTGGGGGACGTGGTCCAGGTGCGGGTCATCCAGATTGACCTCGTGCGGGGGCGGCTGGGATTGTCGATGAAGCGGGGGGGACCAGTATGA
- a CDS encoding LysE family translocator, which translates to MFLTGFLLSLSLCLDLGIVNVAIITTGLERGFLPSFCVGFGSSFGDLMYAVLSMAGISALLQFAAIRWVLWIGGTIVLLWFSMQMVRESIRPGRLTAGAAPTADAAAGTQTQGTAAETAATTPAAAATGGAGVRDLLTGLGLALSSPTSILWFATVGGSIIAADDHHGTPEASLLKLFLGFFCAGVGWSGAIAFVSGQLGRRMGPALLRLLSLTFAGLFLYFAMRVFLNGLHTLPSIA; encoded by the coding sequence ATGTTTCTGACTGGCTTTCTACTCTCCCTCTCGTTATGTCTGGACTTGGGCATCGTGAATGTCGCCATCATTACAACCGGATTGGAACGCGGTTTTCTGCCGTCATTTTGTGTCGGTTTTGGCTCGTCGTTTGGGGATTTGATGTACGCGGTCCTGTCCATGGCGGGCATTTCCGCCCTGCTGCAGTTTGCCGCCATCCGGTGGGTCCTGTGGATCGGTGGAACCATCGTCCTCCTGTGGTTTTCGATGCAGATGGTTCGAGAGAGCATCCGCCCCGGGCGGCTCACGGCCGGCGCAGCACCCACCGCGGATGCGGCGGCGGGAACGCAAACGCAGGGCACCGCCGCCGAAACAGCCGCCACAACACCCGCGGCAGCGGCAACGGGCGGGGCTGGCGTTCGTGATCTGCTGACCGGCCTCGGCCTGGCCCTGTCGTCGCCGACGTCCATCTTGTGGTTTGCGACCGTGGGGGGCAGCATCATCGCGGCCGATGACCACCACGGCACGCCCGAGGCATCCCTTCTCAAGCTGTTTCTCGGGTTTTTTTGCGCCGGGGTGGGATGGTCGGGCGCCATCGCCTTCGTCAGCGGCCAGCTGGGCAGGCGGATGGGCCCCGCCCTGCTCCGGCTGCTGTCGCTCACCTTCGCGGGGCTGTTTCTCTATTTCGCCATGCGAGTCTTTCTCAATGGACTGCACACGCTGCCGTCCATTGCATAG
- a CDS encoding DoxX family protein encodes MIGIGLLIIRLAIGITMMGHGCQKLFGWFGGGGPVGFAQWLKSLGIERGGRFWSIAAGLFELVGGFLFCTGFLTAVGAALISVVMMDAIAIVHRKNGFWIDKGGFEYTFMLIVVTIGIALIGPGPYVLFPS; translated from the coding sequence TTGATTGGCATTGGACTCCTCATCATCCGGCTGGCGATTGGGATCACGATGATGGGCCATGGGTGTCAAAAGTTGTTTGGGTGGTTCGGCGGCGGCGGCCCGGTTGGCTTTGCACAGTGGCTGAAATCGCTTGGCATCGAACGCGGCGGCCGCTTCTGGAGCATCGCGGCTGGGCTGTTTGAACTGGTCGGAGGCTTTCTGTTTTGCACCGGGTTTCTGACTGCGGTGGGCGCTGCGCTCATCAGCGTGGTCATGATGGACGCCATTGCGATTGTGCACCGGAAAAACGGATTCTGGATTGACAAAGGGGGATTCGAATACACCTTCATGCTCATCGTCGTCACCATCGGGATCGCCCTCATTGGCCCGGGCCCGTACGTGCTGTTTCCGAGTTAA
- a CDS encoding sensor histidine kinase yields MSLTTRHETVNFVSRRVILFGLVVYDMWAKMTTGAVVVRTATMLECALYGAYILAMPRRRTTHRWFPLASAGMLVVTVCLSLFVQHNELGSTLTFFIAGMTGSRVRGKAAWWMGLPTFTGFLLMLIVVKPFGSAPLIAYIGYLAGLVGVYLGTLSAGVRRRAREAQQQYLRDLELAHQALQAAHRELQEASIQAMQAAVLAERNRIGREIHDSVGHALTSLVVQLQALQHRIRQDPQGAEQQVKALLRVTRQSLQEVRQAVRDVASAAPITSADALLALVHSVEANSRLSIDFHLPSQFDHWALETGVVIYRVLQEALTNVVRHSEATRVSIWLEPVDLPDGPAMRLIVEDNGKLRAFAPLAEGFGMQSMRSRCQDAGGSFHWRALEPHGMRIEAVIPWPGELAREAMQLAD; encoded by the coding sequence ATGAGTTTGACAACCCGTCACGAGACGGTGAATTTCGTGTCACGCCGCGTCATCCTGTTTGGACTCGTCGTGTACGACATGTGGGCCAAGATGACCACCGGTGCCGTCGTCGTACGCACCGCGACGATGCTGGAATGCGCACTGTATGGCGCCTACATCCTCGCCATGCCGCGCCGGCGCACGACGCATCGCTGGTTTCCCCTCGCCAGTGCAGGCATGCTTGTGGTCACCGTCTGCCTCTCCTTGTTTGTACAACACAATGAATTGGGCAGCACACTGACGTTTTTCATTGCGGGCATGACAGGCTCCAGAGTGCGCGGGAAAGCGGCCTGGTGGATGGGCCTGCCTACGTTTACCGGATTTCTGCTGATGCTCATCGTCGTGAAACCGTTCGGCTCAGCCCCGCTCATCGCCTACATCGGCTACCTTGCGGGTCTGGTCGGGGTTTACCTGGGCACCCTGTCGGCGGGCGTGCGCCGCCGCGCCCGCGAAGCACAGCAGCAATACCTCCGCGACCTTGAGCTTGCCCATCAAGCCTTGCAGGCCGCCCACCGCGAGTTGCAGGAAGCGTCCATCCAAGCGATGCAGGCTGCGGTGCTCGCAGAACGTAACCGGATTGGCCGGGAGATTCACGACAGCGTCGGCCATGCCCTAACCTCGCTGGTGGTCCAGTTGCAGGCATTACAGCATCGCATCCGACAGGACCCACAAGGCGCCGAACAGCAGGTGAAAGCGCTGCTGCGGGTGACGCGTCAGAGCCTCCAGGAAGTGCGCCAGGCGGTACGGGACGTGGCGAGCGCGGCGCCCATCACCAGCGCGGATGCGCTGCTCGCCCTGGTGCACAGTGTGGAAGCGAACAGCCGCCTCTCGATTGATTTCCATCTGCCCAGTCAGTTTGACCACTGGGCCCTCGAGACCGGCGTGGTCATCTACAGAGTGCTGCAGGAAGCGTTGACCAACGTGGTCCGCCACAGCGAAGCCACCCGCGTCTCCATCTGGCTGGAGCCTGTCGATCTGCCGGACGGCCCCGCCATGCGCCTGATTGTCGAAGACAACGGAAAACTGCGAGCCTTTGCACCGCTTGCGGAGGGCTTCGGCATGCAAAGTATGCGATCACGCTGCCAAGATGCGGGCGGCAGCTTTCACTGGCGGGCCCTGGAACCCCACGGGATGCGCATCGAAGCGGTCATTCCATGGCCTGGTGAACTTGCAAGGGAGGCGATGCAGCTTGCCGACTGA